One segment of Brassica napus cultivar Da-Ae chromosome C3, Da-Ae, whole genome shotgun sequence DNA contains the following:
- the LOC106421845 gene encoding MYG1 protein: MLGSRALFCGRIWNHSLFPKRSGNFRASFRTKRVGTHNGTFHCDETLACFMLRLSSRFSGAQIVRTRDHQVLEKLDAALDVGGVYDPESERYDHHQKGFTEVFGHGFNTKLSSAGLIYKHYGLEIIAKELQLDQKHTDVQRLFLAVYKNFIEAVDAIDNGIHQYDTDQPPRYVNNTSLAHRIGRLNLDWIEPDQSSSKEDEAFHRAMELAGSEFLQCVHFHAKSWLPARSIVMECLAERHDVDSSGEIMKLNKQCPWKLHIFELEEEMKIDPPIKYVLYQDDRSENWRIQAVSVSPDKFESRKALPISWRGLEKEQLSEESSIPGCVFVHMSGFIGANRSYEGALAMAKASLVA, translated from the exons ATGCTTGGGTCGAGAGCTCTGTTCTGCGGAAGAATCTGGAATCATTCTCTGTTTCCGAAACGTTCTGGAAACTTCCGAGCGAGTTTCAGAACGAAACGGGTCGGGACGCATAATGGAACATTCCATTGCGACGAAACCTTAGCTTGCTTCATGCTTCGTCTCTCCTCCAGATTCTCTGGTGCCCAGATCGTCCGTACCAGAGATCATCAG GTATTGGAGAAGCTTGATGCGGCTCTTGATGTTGGTGGTGTGTATGATCCTGAGAGTGAACGTTATGACCATCACCAGAAAGGCTTCACTGAAGTGTTTGGACATGGGTTTAATACTAAACTCAGTAGTGCAGGGCTTATCTATAAG CACTATGGCTTGGAGATAATTGCTAAGGAGCTTCAGCTTGATCAGAAGCATACTGATGTGCAGCGATTGTTTCTAGCTGTGTACAAAAACTTCATTGAG GCAGTAGATGCTATTGACAACGGTATCCATCAATATGATACTGACCAGCCCCCAAGATATGTAAACAACACAAGCCTGGCGCATAGGATTGGAAGGTTGAACTTAGACTGGATTGAGCCTGATCAGTCTAGTAGCAAAGAAGATGAAGCCTTTCATCGAGCAATGGAACTTGCTGGCTCTGAGTTCTTACAG TGTGTTCATTTTCACGCAAAATCATGGTTACCAGCTCGGTCAATTGTTATGGAGTGTCTTGCAGAACGTCATGATGTAGACTCCAGCGGAGAAATCATGAAGCTCAACAAACAATGCCCA TGGAAACTCCATATATTCGAGCTCGAGGAAGAAATGAAGATTGATCCTCCCATAAAATATGTCCTTTACCAA GATGATAGAAGCGAAAATTGGAGAATCCAGGCGGTTTCGGTTTCACCGGACAAGTTTGAGAGCCGTAAAGCTTTGCCAATTTCATGGAGAGGTCTTGAAAAGGAGCAGCTCTCAGAGGAAAGTTCAATTCCGGGATGTGTGTTTGTGCATATGAGTGGTTTCATTGGTGCAAACCGGAGCTATGAAGGTGCCTTGGCAATGGCAAAAGCCTCTTTGGTTGCTTAG
- the LOC106421831 gene encoding molybdate-anion transporter, with protein sequence MEVFYYMVFGVMAAVVAGLELSKTNKDRINTSSSFNSFKNNYLVVFSIMMAGDWLQGPYVYYLYSTYGFGKGDIGQLFIAGFGSSMLFGTIVGSLADKQGRKRACVTYCIVYILSCITKHSPQYRVLMVGRILGGIATSLLFSAFESWLIAEHNKRNFDQQWLSLTFSKAVFLGNGLVAILSGLFGNLLVDTFSFGPVAPFDAAACILAIGMAIILTTWSENYGDPSDSKDLLTQFKVAAIAIASDEKIALLGAIQSLFEASMYTFVFLWTPALSPNDEEIPHGFVFATFMLASMLGSSLAARLMARSSLRVENYMQIVFLVSAASLLLPITTSVLVTPSKVKEEGLSLTCSIQLLGFCVFEACVGIFWPSIMKMRSQYIPEEARSTIMNFFRVPLNIFVCIVLYNVDAFPITIMFGMCSIFLFVASILQRRLMVISEKPKGEEWSPMKDRNSEVDPLTL encoded by the exons ATGGAGGTTTTCTACTACATGGTGTTCGGAGTGATGGCTGCCGTAGTGGCGGGTTTGGAGCTGAGCAAGACAAACAAGGATCGGATCaacacttcttcttccttcaATTCCTTCAAGAACAATTACCTCGTCGTCTTCTCTATCATGATGG CTGGGGATTGGCTTCAGGGACCTTATGTGTATTACCTCTACAGCACTTATGGTTTCGGCAAAGGAGATATTGGTCAGCTTTTTATTGCCGGTTTTGGCTCCTCCATGTTGTTTGGAACCATTGTTGGATCTCTCGCTGACAAACA GGGTCGAAAGAGGGCATGTGTTACATACTGCATAGTTTACATATTGAGCTGCATCACCAAGCACTCTCCACAGTACAGAGTTTTGATGGTCGGTCGTATCTTGGGTGGTATTGCTACATCTCTCTTGTTTTCAGCCTTTGAATCTTGGCTCATTGCAGAGCACAACAAG AGGAACTTTGACCAACAGTGGCTGTCACTGACATTCTCTAAGGCTGTTTTCCTCGGGAATGGTCTGGTCGCTATTCTCTCCGGGTTGTTTGGAAATCTACTTGTCGACACTTTCTCGTTTGGCCCTGTAGCTCCCTTTGACGCCGCTGCATGCATTCTTGCGATTGGAATGGCCATCATATTGACAACATGGTCGGAGAATTATGGAGATCCATCGGACAGTAAAGATCTACTGACTCAATTCAAAGTTGCTGCCATAGCCATAGCTTCAG ATGAGAAGATTGCATTGCTAGGTGCTATCCAATCTCTATTTGAAGCCTCTATGTACACATTTGTTTTCCTGTGGACACCAGCTCTGTCCCCAAACGACGAAGAAATTCCACATGGCTTCGTCTTTGCGACCTTCATGTTGGCCTCCATGTTGGGAAGCTCTCTTGCAGCTCGTCTAATGGCTCGTTCATCTCTCAGAGTCGAAAACTACATGCAAATTGTCTTTCTAGTCTCCGCTGCTTCTCTTCTGCTTCCCATTACAACGAGT GTCTTGGTGACGCCATCAAAGGTGAAAGAAGAAGGCTTGTCGTTGACTTGCTCCATTCAGCTACTTGGTTTCTGTGTTTTCGAGGCTTGTGTTGGAATCTTTTGGCCATCGATCATGAAGATGAGATCACAATATATACctgaagaagcaagaagcaccaTAATGAACTTCTTCCGTGTTCCGCTCAACATATTTGTCTGCATCGTCTTGTACAAC GTTGATGCATTTCCGATCACAATCATGTTTGGTATGTGCTCAATCTTCCTCTTCGTAGCTTCCATATTACAACGGCGGCTTATGGTCATCTCCGAAAAGCCAA aGGGAGAAGAGTGGAGTCCAATGAAGGATCGAAACTCTGAAGTTGATCCTCTTACCCTCTGA